A genome region from Colwellia sp. Arc7-D includes the following:
- the dnaX gene encoding DNA polymerase III subunit gamma/tau yields MSYQVLARKWRPKSFSELMGQEHIVTVLVNALSQNRLHHAYLFTGTRGVGKTTIARIFAKSLNCDTGITATPCGVCDACVDIDQGRFVDLLEIDAASRTKVDDTREILDNVQYAPTRGRYKVYLIDEVHMLSKSSFNALLKTLEEPPEHVKFILATTDPQKLPVTVLSRCLQFHLKALTIKQISDKTTEILTKESVTFDLEAIALLAKAARGSMRDCLSLTDQCIAKGNGNISRHDVQQMLGGVDRDWVFKILIALLKQDASALMQLSLSIASYAPSYSRLSAELIQLLHQIAMTQVVKSNFNLPAEHQQMLMRFCQLMSPEDVQLYYQIVLTARKDLPYADDEQAAFDMMLLRLLAFKPVANSQELPDVTKGMTADSSSINLDELALADVMPLANEDNLAADNVGEEKSTVHEHSGLTLAEETHTVDSSMINAESVESIASNVDEGEYQENYANEEQTLSTNSDEDIDSFANENEALSQEMLAIEQEANAFVQTKPEVDFLTQPSTSLEKVADTSVDSSLIHSNEIPEKVDEKKPYASNVTAAIETRNMLRSRKKSMEEGVKKSNGADMRLPLDKAGQSNVDAVENITVDKPNVPDLATLPEQPYTEDVINPATIKLANQVDKWAHMIDSMSLIARLRQLAIHATIDGKSTEDLLILQLDKSIRHLNSDAAHKQLEVHISEYLQRKVTVELNIVEKTVADPYQIQSDINAKRYEYAKQVLAEDEIVIALQQQFQAELDQETVVAR; encoded by the coding sequence ATGAGCTATCAGGTTCTAGCAAGAAAATGGCGTCCAAAATCCTTTAGCGAGCTAATGGGACAAGAACATATTGTCACTGTTCTCGTTAATGCACTTTCCCAAAACAGATTACACCATGCGTATTTATTTACTGGTACTCGAGGTGTCGGTAAGACGACTATTGCCAGAATTTTTGCTAAAAGCCTAAATTGCGATACAGGTATTACCGCAACACCATGTGGTGTTTGTGATGCTTGTGTTGATATTGACCAAGGTAGATTTGTTGATCTACTTGAAATTGATGCTGCTTCTCGTACAAAAGTCGATGATACGCGTGAAATTTTAGATAATGTTCAATACGCGCCAACTAGAGGCAGATATAAAGTCTATTTAATAGATGAAGTACACATGCTTTCCAAAAGTAGTTTTAATGCTTTGTTGAAGACACTAGAAGAGCCTCCCGAACATGTTAAGTTCATTCTTGCTACTACTGACCCACAAAAGCTACCTGTTACTGTTCTTTCGCGTTGTTTACAGTTTCATTTAAAAGCACTCACAATTAAACAAATTAGCGATAAAACAACGGAAATACTTACCAAAGAAAGTGTAACCTTCGATCTTGAAGCTATTGCACTTCTTGCGAAAGCTGCCCGTGGTAGTATGCGCGATTGTTTGAGCTTAACAGATCAATGTATTGCTAAGGGTAACGGCAACATTTCCAGACATGATGTTCAACAAATGCTTGGTGGAGTCGATCGTGATTGGGTATTTAAAATCCTTATCGCGTTGCTGAAACAAGATGCTTCAGCTTTGATGCAACTCTCTCTTTCTATTGCTTCGTACGCGCCAAGTTACAGTCGTTTATCTGCTGAATTAATACAATTATTGCATCAAATTGCGATGACACAGGTGGTAAAGTCTAATTTTAACTTACCGGCTGAGCATCAACAGATGTTAATGCGTTTTTGCCAATTGATGTCTCCTGAAGACGTACAGCTTTATTATCAAATAGTATTAACAGCTAGAAAAGATTTACCTTATGCCGATGACGAACAAGCGGCATTTGATATGATGTTATTACGCTTGCTTGCATTTAAACCTGTTGCCAATAGCCAAGAGCTTCCTGATGTGACAAAAGGTATGACTGCTGACTCATCGAGTATCAATTTAGATGAATTGGCACTCGCCGATGTTATGCCTTTAGCCAACGAGGATAACTTAGCGGCAGACAATGTAGGTGAAGAAAAATCTACAGTACATGAACACTCTGGACTTACATTAGCGGAAGAAACACATACTGTTGATTCATCAATGATCAATGCAGAGTCTGTTGAATCTATAGCAAGTAATGTTGATGAAGGTGAATATCAAGAAAACTATGCTAACGAGGAGCAGACTTTATCGACAAATTCAGATGAAGATATCGATAGTTTTGCTAATGAGAACGAAGCGTTAAGCCAAGAAATGTTAGCAATTGAACAGGAAGCTAATGCATTTGTTCAAACAAAACCTGAAGTAGATTTTTTAACGCAACCTTCAACTTCTTTAGAAAAAGTAGCTGACACATCAGTCGATTCATCTTTAATTCACAGTAATGAAATACCAGAAAAAGTTGATGAAAAAAAGCCATATGCATCGAATGTTACTGCTGCTATTGAAACACGAAATATGCTCAGAAGTCGTAAAAAATCGATGGAGGAGGGCGTAAAAAAGTCTAATGGCGCTGACATGCGTCTGCCTTTAGATAAAGCAGGTCAATCAAATGTAGATGCTGTTGAAAATATAACAGTAGATAAACCCAATGTACCTGATTTAGCGACACTGCCTGAACAGCCTTATACTGAAGATGTGATTAACCCAGCCACGATTAAATTGGCAAATCAGGTTGATAAATGGGCGCATATGATTGACAGTATGTCGTTAATTGCTCGTTTAAGGCAGCTAGCAATTCATGCGACAATTGATGGAAAATCTACTGAAGATTTGTTGATTTTGCAATTAGATAAATCTATAAGACATTTAAATAGTGATGCGGCCCATAAACAACTAGAAGTACACATATCTGAATACTTGCAACGCAAAGTCACTGTTGAATTAAATATTGTTGAAAAAACAGTAGCAGATCCATATCAAATTCAATCAGATATCAATGCCAAACGCTATGAATATGCAAAACAAGTATTAGCAGAAGATGAAATTGTTATTGCCTTGCAGCAGCAATTTCAAGCTGAACTTGATCAAGAAACTGTTGTAGCACGATAA
- a CDS encoding YbaB/EbfC family nucleoid-associated protein, giving the protein MMMKGGMGNLMKQAQQMQAKMAKAQEELANMEVTGESGAGMVKVTMTGNHNVRRVSIDDSLMEDDKDMLEDLVAAAMNDAVRRVEEQNKDKMGALTGGMQMPPGMKMPF; this is encoded by the coding sequence ATTATGATGAAAGGTGGCATGGGCAACTTAATGAAACAAGCCCAACAAATGCAAGCTAAAATGGCAAAAGCTCAAGAAGAGTTAGCCAACATGGAAGTCACAGGCGAATCTGGTGCTGGCATGGTTAAAGTAACAATGACGGGTAACCACAATGTTCGTCGTGTCTCTATTGACGATAGTTTAATGGAAGACGACAAGGATATGCTTGAAGACTTAGTTGCAGCTGCAATGAATGATGCTGTACGTCGTGTAGAAGAGCAAAACAAAGACAAAATGGGCGCACTAACTGGCGGCATGCAAATGCCTCCAGGGATGAAAATGCCGTTTTAA
- a CDS encoding tetratricopeptide repeat protein, translating into MLVKICKIMTITSLILAFNTSAVQISECMSDECITYFKSFKKASNRGHSNAIYNLAKFYHYGFGTEIDKARALKFYKKAGIHGVRAAEYKAGMLLLTEEQLYDFDEGIKWLKRASRKGQPNAAFLLGQSYLSKQRYSEADIWLTMVYKTHPTKIVRWIKKSQQTEAFNAHNLPSLHQALAETPIENFEILKAASSSNIEVITITGRHRNTALDAMLAGFRKRITSTGTRLPNITCDQNVACNKKTLNVMKDSIWVSQK; encoded by the coding sequence ATGTTAGTAAAAATATGTAAAATAATGACAATAACGTCATTAATTTTAGCCTTTAATACCTCGGCAGTACAGATATCAGAATGCATGAGTGACGAATGTATTACTTACTTTAAATCTTTTAAAAAAGCTTCAAATCGCGGCCACAGTAATGCCATATACAATTTAGCAAAGTTTTATCATTACGGTTTTGGTACAGAAATAGACAAAGCTAGAGCATTAAAGTTTTATAAAAAAGCAGGTATTCATGGCGTTAGAGCGGCTGAATATAAAGCAGGTATGCTCTTACTAACAGAAGAGCAGCTTTATGACTTTGATGAAGGTATAAAGTGGTTAAAACGCGCCTCAAGAAAAGGACAGCCCAACGCCGCATTTTTATTAGGGCAAAGCTACCTTTCTAAACAACGTTATTCAGAAGCAGACATCTGGCTCACGATGGTTTATAAAACTCACCCGACCAAAATTGTACGTTGGATTAAAAAGTCTCAGCAAACCGAAGCATTCAATGCACATAACTTGCCTTCTTTGCATCAAGCACTTGCCGAGACTCCCATTGAGAACTTTGAAATACTCAAAGCCGCTTCTTCAAGCAATATTGAAGTAATCACAATAACCGGCAGACATAGAAATACAGCTTTAGATGCAATGTTAGCCGGATTTAGAAAGCGAATTACATCAACAGGCACTAGACTGCCAAATATTACCTGCGACCAAAACGTAGCCTGCAATAAGAAAACTCTAAATGTTATGAAAGATAGTATATGGGTCAGTCAAAAGTAA
- a CDS encoding DsbA family protein, producing MNSTLVYIYDPMCSWCWGYAPTWHKLQKSLAQHVDIIYRLGGLAPDSNEPMPIEMQTFLQQTWRNIAEQLGTEFNFDFWQQCQPRRSTYPACRAAIVARASGKEQAMLSTIQQAYYLQAQNPSDITTLQALAVEIGLDGDDFLEQINSQHTDALLKKDIAEMRQLPIQGFPSLVLIKDNIPIAIPVDYKNWRNSYELIISKI from the coding sequence ATGAATTCCACTTTAGTATATATTTACGATCCCATGTGCAGTTGGTGTTGGGGCTATGCACCAACCTGGCATAAACTGCAAAAATCACTCGCACAGCATGTTGATATAATTTACAGACTGGGAGGGTTAGCGCCAGATAGTAATGAGCCTATGCCCATTGAAATGCAAACATTCTTACAGCAAACTTGGCGAAATATCGCAGAGCAGTTAGGTACGGAATTTAATTTTGACTTTTGGCAACAATGTCAGCCAAGGCGCTCTACATATCCTGCATGTCGGGCTGCGATTGTTGCACGTGCTAGTGGCAAAGAACAGGCTATGCTTTCGACAATCCAACAGGCTTATTATTTACAGGCACAAAATCCATCAGATATAACCACATTACAAGCATTGGCTGTTGAAATTGGTTTAGATGGTGATGATTTCTTGGAGCAAATAAACAGCCAACACACCGATGCTTTATTAAAAAAAGATATTGCTGAAATGCGACAGTTACCCATCCAAGGTTTTCCTTCATTGGTTTTAATTAAAGATAATATTCCTATTGCTATCCCAGTTGATTATAAAAATTGGCGTAATAGCTATGAGTTAATCATATCGAAAATTTAA
- a CDS encoding beta-ketoacyl-ACP synthase 3, whose product MTYAAITGWGKCLPPAILSNDDLATFLETDDDWITSRTGMKERRISHVSVSELAYVACARALAAAGKKAEDVELIVFGSTTFDQICPNAASNVQRLLGAENAACMDVGTACTGGMYSLSVATAMIKSGVVKSALVIGAETISPIMDWSNRDVAVLFGDGAAALYLEETTEETGVITQALGCYGESRDILSVEGWGMKYANQGRMLGQSNWAFLGQEIFKKAVAGMAQACDKALAQAQLTADQIASVVPHQANLRIIDTLVKRLKMDKDKVFVNIHKYGNMSAATTLVAFVEAIEEGFIAKQSYVLLPAFGGGLTWSAHVVKWGDRTHALSTTDIDLPECKQSGLALVQDIIASKSL is encoded by the coding sequence ATGACATACGCAGCAATTACCGGTTGGGGCAAGTGCTTACCTCCCGCGATCCTTAGTAATGATGATTTAGCAACTTTTCTGGAAACAGATGATGATTGGATCACCTCTAGAACAGGCATGAAAGAGCGAAGAATTTCTCATGTTTCTGTTAGTGAGCTAGCCTATGTTGCCTGTGCTCGTGCATTAGCTGCTGCTGGGAAAAAAGCTGAAGATGTTGAGTTAATCGTTTTTGGTAGTACCACATTCGATCAAATCTGTCCGAATGCTGCTTCTAATGTACAACGTTTATTAGGCGCCGAAAATGCCGCTTGTATGGATGTAGGTACAGCATGTACCGGTGGTATGTACAGTTTAAGTGTAGCAACCGCTATGATTAAAAGTGGTGTAGTTAAATCTGCATTGGTTATTGGCGCTGAAACTATTTCACCCATTATGGACTGGAGTAATCGTGACGTAGCGGTATTATTTGGTGACGGCGCTGCCGCACTTTATTTAGAAGAAACGACTGAAGAAACGGGTGTAATTACACAAGCATTAGGTTGTTACGGCGAGTCGCGCGACATATTGTCAGTAGAGGGTTGGGGTATGAAATATGCCAACCAAGGGCGTATGCTTGGCCAGTCTAACTGGGCATTTTTAGGTCAAGAGATCTTTAAAAAAGCTGTTGCAGGTATGGCCCAAGCGTGTGATAAAGCCTTAGCGCAAGCGCAATTGACTGCAGACCAAATAGCAAGTGTTGTACCTCATCAAGCCAATTTACGTATCATTGATACCCTTGTAAAACGTTTGAAAATGGATAAAGACAAAGTATTTGTCAATATTCATAAGTATGGCAACATGTCGGCAGCAACAACCTTAGTTGCTTTTGTAGAAGCCATTGAAGAAGGTTTTATTGCTAAGCAGTCATATGTATTACTTCCTGCTTTCGGTGGTGGTCTAACTTGGAGCGCACATGTTGTAAAATGGGGTGATAGAACTCATGCTTTATCTACAACCGATATTGACCTACCTGAATGTAAGCAATCAGGCTTAGCCTTAGTTCAAGACATTATTGCTTCTAAATCACTGTAA
- a CDS encoding methylenetetrahydrofolate reductase codes for MKNGSELRARYNDVNRGVYFIGTTPPKSDTPIDQVSTIADKLLERVSDIDFDGLIVYDIQNEDSRTSKPRPFPFKSTHDPRLYSSLLQQKSNRPVITYKSVVQSNGDDFNQWANEAWHEYGIRDIVLVGSPSQQNNISLPLGKAYETLVANENDFFIGGITIAERHANKGNEHAKLIEKHQQGCNFFISQAIYNPQATIDMLTRYAIECQQQGIKPQRIILTFSPCGSMKTLEFIEWLGVSVPEATSLRILNAERPLYESIRICSNTLVQILDAVLPYKVPLGLNIESLTNRKEEIDGSILLYKLLRSTMDNYLAKKELSGLFTD; via the coding sequence GTGAAAAACGGTTCAGAGTTAAGAGCACGATATAATGATGTCAATCGAGGTGTTTACTTTATTGGCACAACACCACCTAAAAGTGATACCCCTATAGATCAGGTTTCAACCATTGCGGATAAATTACTTGAGCGTGTCAGCGACATCGACTTTGACGGTTTAATTGTTTATGACATTCAAAATGAAGATTCGCGTACTTCCAAACCGCGCCCTTTTCCATTTAAGTCTACGCATGATCCTCGACTTTATTCTTCATTGTTACAACAAAAGTCAAACCGACCGGTTATTACCTATAAAAGTGTTGTGCAATCTAACGGTGATGACTTCAATCAATGGGCAAATGAGGCTTGGCACGAATATGGAATTCGTGACATTGTGCTTGTTGGTAGCCCTTCTCAACAAAATAACATTAGCTTACCTTTAGGAAAAGCTTATGAAACCTTAGTAGCTAATGAAAACGACTTTTTTATTGGTGGCATTACCATCGCCGAACGTCATGCAAACAAAGGTAATGAGCATGCTAAGTTGATTGAAAAACATCAGCAAGGTTGTAATTTCTTTATCTCTCAAGCTATTTATAATCCTCAGGCAACCATAGATATGTTGACGCGATATGCTATTGAGTGTCAGCAACAAGGTATAAAGCCACAGCGCATTATTTTAACTTTTTCACCTTGTGGCAGTATGAAAACTTTAGAATTTATAGAGTGGCTTGGTGTCAGTGTTCCTGAAGCCACTAGCTTACGCATATTAAATGCTGAACGTCCTTTATATGAATCGATCAGAATTTGTAGTAATACCCTAGTTCAAATACTTGATGCAGTATTACCATACAAAGTACCTTTAGGGCTAAACATTGAAAGTTTAACCAATCGTAAAGAGGAAATTGATGGTTCAATATTACTTTACAAATTATTACGCTCAACCATGGATAATTACTTAGCTAAAAAAGAATTAAGTGGCTTATTTACGGACTAA
- a CDS encoding tRNA-dihydrouridine synthase has protein sequence MLLTKNSPVQKIILAPMEGVADELMRQLLTSLNSYDFCITEFVRVVDSLVPKHVFRKTCPELEHGCVTQSGTPLRMQLLGQEPDWMAENAVRALAMGSHGIDVNFGCPAKAVNKSKGGAVLLNEPEKIHQIMTKMRAAIGSNATLSAKIRLGFTDASKLDEIVSAVQSANVNQLTIHARTKQDGYRPPAYWHFIAEITKKYNIEIFANGEVWNKNDAQNCISQSQTPNLMLGRGALALPNLANVIKFNETPMAWSELSRLLKRYSELELQGDKSFYFSSRLKQWLRYLKLYYPQADKLFNAIKLLKNKDEILYQIEQVSAVHT, from the coding sequence ATGCTCCTCACAAAAAATTCACCTGTACAAAAAATAATCCTAGCACCTATGGAAGGTGTTGCTGATGAGTTAATGCGGCAATTATTAACATCTTTAAATAGTTATGACTTTTGTATCACTGAATTTGTTCGCGTGGTCGACTCATTAGTCCCTAAACATGTTTTTAGAAAAACCTGTCCTGAATTAGAGCATGGCTGTGTGACCCAAAGCGGCACCCCATTAAGAATGCAACTACTCGGCCAAGAACCCGATTGGATGGCGGAGAATGCCGTTAGAGCGCTTGCCATGGGATCGCATGGCATTGATGTAAACTTTGGCTGCCCTGCGAAAGCGGTAAATAAAAGCAAAGGGGGGGCTGTTTTACTGAACGAGCCTGAAAAAATTCATCAAATAATGACTAAAATGAGAGCTGCTATTGGCAGCAATGCTACGTTATCAGCAAAAATAAGACTTGGATTCACTGACGCCTCAAAGTTAGATGAAATTGTTAGTGCGGTGCAATCAGCCAATGTGAATCAATTAACTATTCATGCCCGTACCAAACAAGATGGCTATCGCCCTCCCGCTTATTGGCATTTTATTGCCGAGATAACAAAAAAATATAATATTGAAATCTTTGCTAATGGTGAAGTTTGGAATAAAAACGATGCGCAAAACTGCATCAGTCAAAGCCAAACTCCAAACCTGATGCTTGGCAGAGGTGCATTAGCTTTGCCAAACTTAGCAAATGTAATCAAATTTAATGAAACACCTATGGCTTGGTCAGAGCTTAGTCGCCTATTAAAGCGTTACAGTGAATTGGAGTTACAAGGAGATAAAAGCTTTTACTTTTCAAGTCGCTTAAAGCAATGGTTACGCTATTTAAAATTATATTACCCTCAAGCCGATAAGCTGTTTAATGCGATTAAGCTATTAAAAAATAAAGATGAGATTCTCTACCAAATAGAACAAGTGTCAGCGGTGCATACTTAA
- a CDS encoding prolyl oligopeptidase family serine peptidase, with protein MFTALIIKTGILQWGDKIQQDIYEAYQWAIAAGLASKDNACIMGGSFGAYSALQSAIEYPKTYRCAIGYAGVYDLNLMFNEGNIKNIYEGKAYLEDTLGYDETIRMKMSPVYHANNIEIPLFIAHGKKDEQVPFEHVARLRAALDEAKKSYTWHKFSRESYGFFDPDNHAEYMKNVLDFLNKNI; from the coding sequence GTGTTTACAGCACTAATAATAAAAACAGGGATTTTACAATGGGGAGATAAAATTCAGCAGGACATATATGAGGCTTACCAATGGGCTATTGCTGCTGGATTAGCGAGCAAAGATAATGCTTGTATTATGGGTGGTAGCTTTGGCGCCTACTCCGCGTTACAAAGCGCGATAGAGTACCCTAAAACATACCGCTGCGCGATTGGTTATGCCGGTGTTTATGATTTAAACTTAATGTTCAATGAAGGTAATATTAAAAACATTTATGAAGGCAAAGCATATTTAGAGGATACTTTAGGATACGATGAAACCATAAGAATGAAAATGTCTCCTGTATATCATGCTAATAACATTGAAATTCCGTTATTCATAGCTCATGGTAAAAAAGATGAACAAGTGCCTTTCGAGCATGTCGCAAGACTTAGAGCAGCATTAGATGAGGCAAAAAAATCTTATACATGGCATAAATTTAGTCGTGAGAGTTATGGTTTTTTTGACCCTGATAACCATGCAGAATATATGAAAAACGTGTTGGACTTTTTAAATAAGAACATTTAG
- a CDS encoding SDR family NAD(P)-dependent oxidoreductase, with translation MSKNIVITGANRGIGLAMCVHFKAQGDNVFALCRQSSVELEKLAVNIIEDIDVATDLGIANMVLALSHVDIDVLVCNAGILRDESLTELNLATIREQFEVNAIAPLRVVASLQSHLNEGAKIALITSRMGSISDNGSGGRYGYRMSKAALNAAAMSLSHDLAHNKVAVGVYHPGYVQTDMVNYGGISAQVILLKNWWG, from the coding sequence ATGAGTAAAAACATTGTGATCACTGGCGCAAACCGAGGTATAGGACTGGCCATGTGTGTGCATTTCAAAGCACAAGGAGATAATGTTTTTGCCTTGTGTCGACAGTCGTCAGTCGAGTTAGAAAAACTTGCGGTAAATATTATCGAAGATATCGATGTAGCCACAGATCTTGGTATCGCTAATATGGTGTTAGCATTAAGCCATGTCGATATTGACGTATTAGTGTGCAACGCAGGAATATTAAGAGACGAGAGCTTAACCGAGCTTAATTTAGCAACGATTCGCGAACAATTTGAAGTTAACGCTATCGCACCGCTGAGAGTTGTTGCTAGTTTACAATCACATTTGAATGAAGGTGCAAAAATAGCACTTATTACCTCCAGAATGGGATCTATTAGTGACAATGGCTCTGGAGGACGTTATGGCTACAGAATGTCGAAGGCAGCGTTAAATGCAGCAGCTATGTCGTTGAGTCATGATCTAGCTCATAACAAGGTTGCGGTTGGTGTTTACCATCCAGGTTATGTGCAAACTGATATGGTGAATTACGGGGGGATATCAGCGCAAGTGATTCTGCTAAAAAACTGGTGGGGTTAA
- a CDS encoding MGMT family protein — protein sequence MPNIAKPLNANHIKIWQTVQAIPLGKVASYGQIADLAGLPGRARLVGKALGAVLNDGWRGREVPWYRVINSQGKISFAPGSDHFERQRGLLQDEQVIIIGARIHLKTFQWQPTLAELLFTLDT from the coding sequence GTGCCAAATATTGCCAAGCCTTTAAACGCTAATCATATAAAAATATGGCAAACCGTGCAGGCAATCCCCTTGGGAAAAGTTGCCAGTTACGGCCAAATTGCAGATTTAGCTGGTTTACCTGGGCGCGCACGTTTAGTTGGGAAAGCGCTAGGCGCTGTCCTTAATGATGGTTGGCGTGGGCGAGAGGTACCTTGGTATCGAGTAATTAACTCCCAAGGAAAGATTTCATTTGCACCGGGTAGTGACCACTTTGAACGGCAACGCGGATTACTTCAAGATGAGCAAGTCATCATTATTGGCGCACGCATTCATTTAAAAACCTTTCAATGGCAACCGACTTTAGCCGAGTTGTTATTTACGTTAGATACGTAA
- a CDS encoding amidohydrolase, producing MNRHLLSILISSALTLSSFTASNVLAFEQNTADAIAKDYQQHLAPLWDHFHRNPELSLMETKTAKRLAQELSAVGFEVTQGVGGTGIVAIMKNGTGPMVMVRADMDGLPVVEQSGLANASKVKMKDWNNEVVGVMHACGHDVHITSLVGTARYMAENKDKWSGTLMLIGQPAEEKGPGASAMMADNLWQRFGQPDYAFAFHVSANSEAGKIIVDEGSPYAGADTVDITVHGIGAHGASPHQGKDPIVIGAQIVNNLQTIISRELAPRYAGVITVGAFHAGTKHNIISDEAKLQLTVRSLTPEVREQLLSAIKRIAIGTARTAGMPEDKLPEVVVSEFAFPPTFNDQKLAKRLKGVLNQKMGADALLEPAETGMGAEDFGFFTTDPYIPSVYFKVGGTPKADFERAANGGLPVPSHHSPQFKITPAPAIKSGVEATVHALLDVMAK from the coding sequence ATGAATCGCCATTTACTATCTATTTTAATTTCATCTGCACTAACTTTATCGTCTTTTACTGCCAGTAATGTTTTAGCCTTTGAGCAAAATACTGCAGACGCTATTGCCAAAGATTACCAACAGCACTTAGCACCGTTATGGGATCATTTTCATCGCAACCCTGAATTGTCTTTAATGGAAACTAAAACAGCAAAACGTTTAGCCCAAGAGTTGAGCGCTGTTGGCTTTGAAGTTACACAAGGTGTCGGCGGAACAGGTATTGTCGCTATAATGAAAAATGGCACAGGACCGATGGTGATGGTTCGAGCTGATATGGACGGGTTACCTGTCGTTGAACAATCAGGTTTAGCGAACGCTTCTAAGGTCAAAATGAAAGATTGGAACAATGAAGTTGTAGGCGTTATGCATGCTTGTGGACATGATGTTCACATTACAAGCTTAGTTGGTACTGCACGCTATATGGCTGAAAACAAAGATAAATGGTCAGGCACGTTAATGCTTATAGGGCAACCTGCTGAAGAAAAAGGGCCAGGTGCTTCTGCCATGATGGCCGATAACTTATGGCAGCGCTTTGGACAGCCTGATTATGCTTTTGCATTTCATGTTAGTGCTAACTCAGAAGCAGGTAAAATAATTGTTGATGAAGGCTCTCCATATGCTGGCGCTGACACGGTTGATATAACGGTGCATGGCATTGGTGCTCATGGTGCATCGCCACACCAGGGTAAAGATCCAATTGTGATTGGCGCTCAAATTGTTAATAACTTACAAACGATTATTAGCCGTGAATTGGCACCTCGTTATGCCGGTGTTATCACAGTCGGCGCATTTCATGCGGGTACTAAACACAATATTATTTCGGATGAAGCTAAGCTGCAGTTGACTGTTCGTAGCTTAACACCTGAAGTACGTGAGCAACTACTTTCGGCAATTAAACGAATAGCCATTGGCACTGCACGCACTGCAGGTATGCCAGAAGATAAACTACCTGAAGTGGTAGTGAGTGAATTTGCTTTCCCGCCGACATTTAACGATCAAAAACTGGCCAAACGCTTGAAAGGCGTATTAAACCAAAAAATGGGCGCCGATGCATTACTTGAACCTGCAGAAACAGGTATGGGTGCGGAAGACTTTGGCTTTTTTACGACAGACCCTTATATTCCTAGCGTTTACTTTAAAGTAGGTGGTACGCCAAAAGCCGATTTTGAACGTGCTGCTAATGGTGGTCTACCTGTGCCGAGTCATCACAGTCCACAATTTAAAATAACACCAGCGCCAGCTATTAAATCGGGTGTAGAGGCAACAGTTCACGCATTACTTGATGTGATGGCTAAGTAG
- a CDS encoding Hsp20 family protein, translating to MRTTTDFSPLYRSFIGFDHLAGLIDKASRADKQSSYPPYNVELLAEDQYRITMAIAGFAEQELDIESKQDTLIVTGTKTGNVSNADRKFLHQGIADRNFERKFQLGDHVKVIGAFIEHGLLHIDLEREIPEALKPRKIAINGKSLLQQSKVLDKS from the coding sequence ATGCGTACAACTACAGATTTCAGCCCACTTTACCGCTCATTTATTGGATTCGATCACTTAGCTGGTTTAATCGACAAAGCATCAAGAGCAGACAAACAATCTTCTTACCCTCCGTATAACGTAGAGTTACTCGCCGAGGATCAATATCGTATAACCATGGCAATTGCTGGTTTTGCTGAGCAAGAGCTTGATATTGAATCTAAACAAGACACCTTAATTGTCACCGGTACTAAAACTGGCAACGTCAGCAATGCTGATCGTAAGTTTCTCCATCAAGGCATTGCTGATAGAAACTTTGAACGTAAATTTCAATTAGGTGATCATGTTAAAGTTATCGGTGCATTTATCGAACATGGTTTATTACACATTGATTTAGAAAGAGAAATTCCAGAAGCGTTAAAACCAAGAAAAATTGCTATTAACGGTAAAAGTTTATTGCAACAAAGTAAGGTCTTAGATAAAAGTTAA